Proteins found in one Triticum aestivum cultivar Chinese Spring chromosome 4D, IWGSC CS RefSeq v2.1, whole genome shotgun sequence genomic segment:
- the LOC123098748 gene encoding chaperonin CPN60-1, mitochondrial: protein MYRAAASLASKARLAGSSARQVGSRLAWSRNYAAKDIRFGVEARAMMLKGVEDLADAVKLTMGPKGRTVIIEQSFGAPKVTKDGVTVAKSIEFSDRVKNVGASLVKQVANATNDTAGDGTTCATVLTKAIFTEGCKSVAAGMNAMDLRRGISMAVDSVVTNLKGMARMINTSEEIAQVGTISANGEREIGELIAKAMEKVGKEGVITIADGNTLYNELEVVEGMKLDRGYISPYFITNQKNQKCELDDPLILIHDKKVSNLRSLVKVLEFALQKQRPLLIVAEDLESEALGTLILNKLRGGFKVCAIKAPGFGENRKSNLQDLAILTGGEVITEELGMNLENFEPNMLGTCKKVTISKDDTVILDGAGDKKAIEERAELLRSSIEQCTSDYDKEKIQERLAKLSGGVAVLKIGGASEAEVGEKKDRVTDALNATKAAVEEGIVPGGGVALLYASKDLDKLPTANFDQKIGVQIIQNALKTPVHTIATNAGVEGAVIVGKLLEQENTDLGYDAAKGEYVDMVKAGIIDPLKVIRTALVDAASVSSLMTTTEAIIVEIPKEDKAAPAMGGGGMGGMDF, encoded by the exons ATGTaccgcgccgccgccagcctcgCCTCCAAGGCCCG GCTAGCCGGGAGCAGTGCCCGACAG GTCGGGAGCAGGCTCGCCTGGAGCAGGAACTATGCCGCCAAGGACATCAGGTTCGGCGTCGAGGCCCGGGCCATGATGCTCAAGGGGGTCGAAGACCTGGCTGATGCGGTCAAGTTGACTATGGGTCCCAAG GGGCGCACTGTTATTATTGAGCAAAGCTTTGGTGCTCCCAAAGTTACAAAGGATGGAGTCACCGTTGCCAAGAGCATTGAGTTCAGTGACAGAGTCAAGAATGTAGGTGCAAGTCTTGTGAAGCAGGTCGCTAATGCGACAAATGATACTGCTGGAGATG GTACAACATGTGCTACTGTTCTGACAAAGGCAATATTCACTGAGGGATGCAAGTCCGTTGCAGCTGGTATGAATGCAATGGATCTGAGACGCGGCATCTCAATGGCTGTTGATTCTGTGGTAACAAACCTAAAGGGCATGGCCAGGATGATCAACACGTCTGAGGAAATAGCACAG GTGGGTACTATATCAGCTAATGGTGAAAGGGAAATTGGTGAGCTCATTGCAAAGGCTATGGAGAAGGTTGGCAAAGAGGGGGTTATCACCATTGCG GATGGTAACACTCTATACAATGAGCTTGAAGTTGTGGAAGGCATGAAGCTTGACAGAGGTTACATTTCTCCATACTTTATTACCAACCAAAAGAACCAGAAATGT GAACTAGACGATCCCTTAATCTTGATACACGATAAGAAAGTATCCAACCTTCGCTCATTGGTCAAAGTGTTGGAGTTTGCTCTCCAg AAGCAAAGGCCTCTGCTTATTGTTGCAGAAGATCTAGAAAGTGAAGCACTGGGTACACTAATTCTTAACAAGCTTCGTGGAGGCTTCAAG GTCTGTGCTATCAAAGCTCCTGGTTTTGGAGAGAACAGGAAATCCAACTTACAGGACCTTGCCATCCTTACTGGTGGAGAA GTCATAACTGAAGAACTTGGAATGAACCTTGAGAACTTTGAGCCAAACATGCTGGGTACCTGCAAGAAG GTTACCATATCTAAGGATGATACAGTCATCCTTGATGGAGCGGGTGATAAGAAGGCCATCGAAGAGAGAGCTGAGCTG CTGAGATCTTCAATTGAGCAATGCACTTCTGACTATGATAAGGAAAAGATACAGGAGCGGCTGGCAAAGCTTTCTGGTGGTGTCGCAGTCCTGAAG ATTGGTGGAGCGAGTGAAGCAGAAGTTGGTGAGAAGAAGGACAGAGTGACAGATGCGCTAAATGCTACAAAAGCTGCAGTAGAGGAGGGTATTGTACCAG GTGGTGGTGTTGCCCTTCTTTATGCGTCAAAGGACTTGGATAAATTGCCTACAGCAAACTTTGACCAAAAGATTGGTGTCCAGATCATTCAAAATGCTTTGAAG ACCCCAGTACATACAATTGCTACCAATGCGGGTGTAGAAGGGGCTGTCATTGTTGGCAAGCTCTTGGAGCAGGAAAATACCGACCTGGGCTATGATGCTGCCAAAG GCGAATATGTGGATATGGTGAAGGCTGGTATCATTGACCCACTTAAGGTGATCAGAACAGCACTGGTGGATGCTGCAAG TGTGTCGTCTCTGATGACTACCACGGAAGCCATCATCGTTGAGATCCCCAAGGAAGACAAGGCGGCACCTGCAATGGGAGGCGGCGGCATGGGAGGGATGGATTTCTAA